gctgttctcaccccacatgctgtccacaccccacatgctgtcctcaccccacatgcagtcctcaccccacatgctgtcctcaccacacatgctgtcctcagCACACATCCTGTCCTCACGATTATGCTGTCCTCACCAATATGCTGTCCTCAagacacatgctgtcctcactaTGATGCTGTCCTCTCCACTCATGCGGTCCTCACCACGCATGGTGTCCACACAACAAAtgttgtactcaccacacatactATCCTGGCCCCACATGATGTACTCTcaacacatgctgtcctcaccacagATACTGTGTTCACTACTCATGTTGTCCTCATCCTACATGCTGTCTCCACCACTCATGCTGTCCTCTCCACACATTCTGTCCTCACTATTATGCTGTCCTCACCCCATATTCTGTGTTCACCTCTCATGCTGTCCTCAACCCGCATGCTGTCCTCACCATTATGATGGCCTCATCATTATACTGTCCTCACCAAACATGCTGTTCTCATCATTATGCTCTCCTCACCACTCATGCTGCCTTCACCACACATGCTGTCTTCTCcgcacatgctgtcctcaccacacatgctgtcctcactattcgtgctgtcctcaccccacatgctATCCTCACCCCACATGCGGTCCTCACCTTACATCCTTACATACTGTCCTCACCAATCATGCTGTCTTCATCATTAtgctctcctcacctctcttgaTGTCCTCACCACTCATTCTGTCCTTACCACACATGCTGTCCTTgccacacatgctgtcctcaccattATGCTGTCCTGACCACTCATGCTTCCTTCACCACACATGCAGTCCTCAGCACAcattctgtcgtcttcacacatgctgtcctcaccacacATTTTGTCCACACCACACATGCAgtcctcaccccacatgctgtcctcaccccacatgctgtcgtcaccacacatgctgtcctcacatCATATGCTGTCCCCACCACTCACGTTGTCCTTaccacacatgctgtcctcaccccacatACTGTGTTCGCTACTCATGTTGTCCTCACCCTAAATGCTGTCTCCACCACTCATGCTGTCCTCTCCACACATTCTGTCCTCACTATTATGCTGTCTTCACCCCATATTCTGTGCTCACCtctcatgctgtcctcaccccgcATGCTGTCCTCACCCTTATGATGGCCTCATCATTATGCTGTCCTCACCACACATGCTGTTCTCATCATTATGCTCTCCACAccactcatgctgtcttctccacacatgctgtccttaccacacatgctgtcctcaccccatATGATGTCTTCACCACACCTGCTGTCCTCACAttacatgctgtcctcaccacaaATGCTGTACTCACCTTACAAGCTGCCCTAtccccacatgctgtcctcaaCACATATGATGTTCTCACCACTCCTGCTGTCCTCACCACACATGCTGTACTCACCACACGTGCTGTTCTCACCACTCATGCTGCCTTCACCAAACATGCTGTCCTCATCATTATGCTGTCCTCACCATTCATACTGTCCTCACTACTCATGCTGTACTTACCACACATGCTGTCGTCgccacacatgctgtcctcaccattATGATGTCCTGGCCACTCATGCTGCCTtcaccacacatgctgtcctcTCCTCACATGATGTCCTCACCACATATGTTGTCCACACCACACATGCTGTCTtcaccccacatgctgtcctcaccccacatgctgtcctcaaCACACATGCTGTACTCACGACACATGCTGTCCTCaacacacatgctgtcctcaccattCATGCTGTCCTCACtgcacatgctgtcctcaccacacatgctgtcctctccactcacgctgtcctcaccacacattgtgtacaaagaacacatgctgtcctcaccacacattctgtcctcaccccacatgctgtcctTGCCACACATGCTGTCCTTTCTACACATTGtgtcctcaccccacatgctgtGCTCACTAGTCATGCAGTCCTCACCCAACATGTTCTCTCCACCACTCAGGCTGTCCTCACCACAGATGCTGTCCTCACCACACATGCTGCTCTCATCATTATCCTCTCCTCACCACTCATGCTGCCTtcaccacacatgctgtcctctccacacatgctgtcctcaccacacatgctgtcctcaccattcatgctgtcctcaccccacatgctatcctcaccccacatgctgtcctcaccttaCATCCTGACATGCTGTCCTCACTACTCATTCTGTCCTTACCACACGTGGTGGCTTTaccacacatgctgtcctcaccattATGCTGTCCTGGCCACTAATGCTTCCTTCACCACACATGCAGTCCTCTCCACACATAATGTCCTCTtcacacatgctgtcctcaccacacATGCTGTCCATACCACACATGCAgtcctcaccccacatgctgtcctcaccccacatgctgtcgtcgccacacatgctgtcctcacatCACATGCTATCCCCACCACTCACGTTGTCCtcaccacacatgctgtcctcaccccacatgctgtactaaccccacatgctgtcctcaacacacatgctgtcctcaccactcCTGCTGTCTGcaccacacatgctgtcctcaccccacatgctgtcctcaccattATTGCGGCGTCACCATTATGCTGTCCTCATCATTATGCTGTCCTCACCACTCATACTGTCCTCACTactcatgctgtcctcaccacacATCCTGTCATAAGAATATGCTGTCCTCACCACTCATTCTGCCTTCACCAAACATGCTGTCCTCTCAACACATGCCgtcctcaccccacatgctgtcGTCACCGAACATGCTGTCTTCACCTCACATGCTTTTCTCACCACGTATGATGTCCtcaccacacatgctgtcctcaacacacatgctgtcctcaccccacatgctgtcctcactaCACGTGCGATCCTCAACCCACATGCTGTCCTTACAACGCATGCTGTAGTCaacacacatgctgtcctcagCACACATGTTGTCCTCACCATTATGCTGTCCTCACCACTCATGCTGTCCTCACTACTCATGCTGTCCTCACAATTATGCTGAcctcaccccacatgctgtcctcaccccacatgTGGTCCCTCACCCCACATACTGTCCTCACcctacatgctgtcctcaccccacatgctgttctcaccccacatgctgtcctcacaactcatgctgtcctcaccaaACATGCTGTCATCACCCAACATGATGTCTTCACCCAACATGCTGTCCCTCACACCACGTGCAGTCCTAACCACACATGTTGTCCTCAgcacacatgctgtcctcaccattATGCTGTCGTCACCAATATGCTGTCCTCGCCCCACGTGCTGTTCTTGCCAAAAATATTGTACTCtacacacatgctgtcctcaccccacatgctgtGCTCACTACTCATGCTGTCCTCACCTTACATGCTGTCTCCACCACCCATGCGTTCCTCTCCACACATTCTGTCCTCAACATTATGCTGTCCTCACCCCATATGCTGTGCTCACCactcatgctgtcctcaccccacatgctgtcctcatCATTATGCGGTCCTCACCACACATGCTGTTCTCATCATTATCCTCTCCTCACCACTCATGCTGCCTtcaccacacatgctgtcctcTCCACACATGCTGTCGtcaccacacatgctgtcctcaccacaaTTGTTGTCCTCACCACATATGATGTCCTCACTACACATGCGATCCTCAACCCACATGCTGTCCTTTTCAACACATGCTGTACTCAACactcatgctgtcctcaccacacATGTTGTCCTCtccacacatgctgtcctcaccccacatgctgtcctcGCTACACATGCGATCCTCAACCCACATGCTGTCCAcaccccacatgctgtcctcaccccacatgcagtcctcaccccacatgctgtcctcaccacacatgctgtcctcagCACACATCCTG
The DNA window shown above is from Procambarus clarkii isolate CNS0578487 chromosome 21, FALCON_Pclarkii_2.0, whole genome shotgun sequence and carries:
- the LOC138366995 gene encoding seminal vesicle major clotting proteins-like; translation: MCGEDSICGEDSLSGGENMLGEDCMTSEHSMWGEDTMCRKDSMCGKDSMWGEDRMCGEDSMCSLYTMCGEDSVSGEDSMCGEDSMCSEDSMNGEDSMCVEDSMCREYSMCVEDSMWGEDSMWGEDSMCGVDNICGEDIM